A single Campylobacter hyointestinalis subsp. hyointestinalis DNA region contains:
- a CDS encoding ABC transporter ATP-binding protein, with protein sequence MIKISCKKKLNDLFTLDADLEIKSGDFVALHGKSGSGKTTLLRLLAGFLKPDSGEIKKDSIYYASKTVFMPPQKRNIGYLFQDYALFPNMNVLKNLLFANNDKDLANELLELVGLQAHKNDHVNSLSGGQKQRVALARALMRKPDILLLDEPLSALDNAIRQKLQDYLLVIHNKFKMTTILVSHDVSEIYKLANIVYELEDGKIARYGTPAEIFLKSSGSQKFSFHAKILDIQKRDTVYVAIVEIAGQISEIVLTKNELEGLNIGDYALACAKAFKISLKAIK encoded by the coding sequence ATGATAAAAATATCGTGCAAAAAGAAACTAAACGATCTATTTACCCTAGATGCGGATCTTGAGATTAAAAGTGGCGATTTCGTCGCACTTCATGGAAAAAGCGGTAGCGGTAAAACCACACTTCTTAGGCTATTAGCCGGGTTTTTAAAACCAGATAGCGGAGAGATAAAGAAAGATTCTATATATTACGCTAGTAAAACAGTGTTTATGCCTCCACAAAAAAGAAATATCGGCTATTTATTTCAAGATTATGCGTTATTTCCAAATATGAACGTCTTAAAAAACCTCTTATTTGCAAACAACGATAAAGATCTAGCAAATGAACTCTTAGAACTTGTTGGATTACAAGCTCACAAAAATGACCATGTAAATAGCCTATCTGGCGGGCAAAAACAACGTGTTGCACTAGCAAGAGCGCTAATGCGAAAACCAGATATTTTGCTACTTGATGAGCCACTTTCTGCATTAGATAACGCGATAAGACAAAAATTGCAAGATTATCTGCTTGTTATCCACAATAAATTTAAAATGACTACTATCTTAGTAAGTCACGACGTAAGCGAAATTTATAAACTAGCAAACATAGTTTATGAACTAGAAGATGGCAAGATCGCTAGATATGGAACTCCAGCAGAGATCTTTTTAAAATCATCAGGCTCACAAAAATTTAGCTTTCATGCTAAAATATTAGATATCCAAAAAAGAGACACGGTATACGTGGCCATAGTCGAGATCGCAGGACAGATAAGCGAGATAGTTCTTACGAAAAACGAACTAGAAGGTCTAAACATAGGCGATTACGCACTAGCTTGCGCAAAAGCTTTTAAAATATCACTGAAGGCTATAAAATGA
- the modB gene encoding molybdate ABC transporter permease subunit translates to MIDWTPFLLSFKLAAISTTILFCLVTPLAYFMARVNFRFKSVIEAIFSLPLVLPPTVLGFYMLIFFSPYSFLGEFFEKNFDIRLVFNFTGLVIASCIYSLPFVFQPMSAGFKSMPNSLIEASYSLGKGRAKTLFFVVLPHIKASILSALIISFAHTLGEFGVVLMIGGSVDGDTKVASIAIYEAVELLDYNLAHIYSGIMLAISFSVLLIVFATNQKIAKL, encoded by the coding sequence ATGATAGACTGGACACCGTTTTTACTATCTTTCAAACTTGCGGCTATTTCGACTACTATACTATTTTGCTTGGTTACTCCGCTTGCGTATTTTATGGCTAGAGTAAATTTCCGCTTTAAATCAGTGATAGAAGCGATATTTTCCTTGCCTCTTGTTTTACCTCCTACGGTGCTTGGATTTTACATGCTGATATTTTTCTCTCCATACTCTTTTTTAGGAGAATTTTTTGAAAAAAACTTTGATATAAGACTAGTATTTAATTTTACTGGTCTGGTAATCGCTAGTTGTATATATTCGCTTCCATTTGTATTTCAACCTATGTCAGCTGGATTTAAATCTATGCCAAACTCGCTCATAGAAGCTAGCTATTCTTTAGGAAAAGGACGCGCTAAAACTCTATTTTTTGTAGTTTTGCCCCATATAAAGGCTTCTATCTTAAGTGCCCTTATCATTAGTTTTGCTCACACGCTCGGTGAATTTGGCGTTGTTTTGATGATAGGTGGAAGCGTAGATGGAGATACAAAAGTAGCAAGTATCGCTATATATGAAGCAGTGGAACTTTTAGATTATAATCTAGCACATATCTATTCAGGTATAATGCTTGCGATCAGTTTTTCTGTCTTATTAATAGTCTTTGCAACTAACCAAAAAATAGCAAAACTGTAG
- the fliN gene encoding flagellar motor switch protein FliN, which yields MSEEELSPNGLFHGYDELLDVGVNFISELGTTTISVRELLKLEVGSVIDLEKPAGESVELYINNRIFGKGEVMVYEKNLAIRINEILDSKSVIQYFKKELL from the coding sequence ATGAGCGAAGAAGAGCTAAGCCCAAATGGTCTATTTCACGGATATGACGAGCTTTTAGACGTCGGAGTGAATTTTATAAGTGAGTTAGGAACGACAACTATAAGTGTACGTGAACTGCTAAAACTAGAAGTAGGCTCTGTTATAGATCTTGAAAAACCTGCGGGTGAGAGCGTAGAGCTTTATATAAATAATAGAATTTTTGGCAAGGGCGAAGTAATGGTATATGAAAAAAATTTAGCTATTCGTATAAATGAAATTTTAGATTCAAAATCAGTTATCCAATATTTCAAAAAAGAGTTACTATGA
- a CDS encoding chemotaxis protein CheX: protein MMDAVYEATKHFCSDVLGFKLENGSKLGDNVYGASIPVLDGSDEYQFYLYFKKDTLNYFAEVLLNSDDSSQVDLADLCREVANQIIGYAKNLLNEQGKKYKLGTPEFLGKVESFPVELIEYRLFKMKNRTFKIGYKKA, encoded by the coding sequence ATGATGGACGCAGTTTATGAGGCTACTAAGCACTTTTGCAGCGATGTTTTGGGTTTTAAGTTAGAAAACGGATCAAAACTAGGAGATAATGTTTATGGCGCTAGTATTCCAGTGCTTGACGGTAGCGACGAATATCAATTTTATTTATATTTTAAAAAAGATACGCTAAATTATTTTGCCGAAGTACTTTTAAACTCAGATGATTCATCTCAAGTAGATTTAGCTGATCTATGTAGAGAAGTGGCAAATCAGATCATAGGCTATGCTAAGAATTTACTAAATGAGCAAGGTAAAAAGTATAAATTAGGAACTCCTGAGTTTTTGGGTAAAGTAGAGTCTTTTCCTGTAGAATTGATCGAATACAGACTTTTTAAAATGAAAAACCGAACATTTAAGATAGGTTATAAAAAAGCATGA
- the trpA gene encoding tryptophan synthase subunit alpha: MDKIRKAFSDKKANIGYIVAGYPNLEYTKEFLNLLDESCLDIIEIGIPYSDPLADGKLISMASFEACQNGVTTDSVFDMLGGVKTKKALVFLVYYNLIFAYGEDRFLAKAKEVGISGLIVPDMPYDESGEFFAKCKDLGLCLVPLVSVTSQDRIAKILQNADGFVYAVGALGVTGGRATPEDRLKDLIEDIKSKTKLPVAIGFGIKTNEDVRRTKKYADGAIVGTSIVELQGKLNIQELSNAINDIFKD; encoded by the coding sequence ATGGATAAGATACGAAAAGCTTTTAGTGACAAAAAAGCGAATATAGGTTATATAGTTGCAGGATATCCAAATTTAGAATACACAAAAGAGTTTTTAAATTTACTTGATGAGAGCTGTCTTGATATCATAGAGATCGGAATCCCATATTCTGATCCTTTGGCTGATGGAAAACTCATAAGTATGGCAAGTTTTGAGGCTTGCCAAAACGGAGTTACTACAGATAGTGTTTTTGATATGCTTGGAGGCGTAAAAACTAAAAAAGCGCTCGTTTTTTTAGTCTATTATAATCTAATTTTTGCTTATGGAGAAGATAGGTTTTTAGCCAAAGCTAAAGAAGTAGGCATAAGCGGTTTGATAGTTCCTGATATGCCTTATGATGAGAGCGGTGAGTTTTTCGCAAAATGTAAAGATCTCGGACTTTGTTTAGTTCCTCTTGTGAGTGTGACTTCGCAAGATAGAATCGCTAAGATACTTCAAAATGCAGATGGATTTGTATATGCCGTAGGTGCTCTTGGGGTTACTGGTGGTAGAGCTACCCCAGAAGATAGGCTAAAGGATCTGATAGAAGATATCAAATCAAAAACCAAACTCCCTGTGGCGATAGGATTTGGCATAAAAACAAATGAAGACGTAAGACGAACTAAAAAATATGCCGATGGAGCTATAGTGGGAACTAGCATAGTTGAATTACAAGGTAAGCTTAACATACAAGAGCTAAGTAATGCTATAAATGATATTTTTAAAGATTAA
- the trpB gene encoding tryptophan synthase subunit beta, whose product MNAKAYFGKYGGQFVPETAMSALIELEKAYEGIANTKEFRDELDALLKDYVGRPSPLYHAKRLSEHYGHEIYLKREDLNHTGAHKINNALAQALLAKKMGKKKVLAETGAGQHGVATATAAALLGLECDVYMGECDTKRQALNVYKMELLGAKVVSVSDGLGTLKEATTAAIQAWVNEIETRFYVIGSAVGPHPYPKMVRDFQSVIGREAKAQLNEKGIKPDYVVACVGGGSNAIGIFSAFLDDESVKIIGVEAGGLGANTPYHAATLTKGVDGIIHGMKTVVLQDEYGRILPVHSISAGLDYPGVGPEHAHLKDVRRVEYYAVSDDECINALKLCTRLEGIIPAIESSHALAYLEKLCPNLKTKSNIVVNVSGRGDKDINTIMEYKKGTIYG is encoded by the coding sequence ATGAATGCAAAAGCGTATTTTGGAAAATATGGTGGTCAGTTTGTCCCAGAAACTGCGATGAGTGCACTTATAGAGCTAGAGAAGGCTTATGAGGGTATAGCAAATACTAAAGAATTTAGAGATGAGCTAGACGCTCTTTTAAAAGATTATGTAGGTAGACCAAGCCCATTGTATCATGCAAAAAGGCTAAGTGAGCATTACGGTCATGAAATTTATCTTAAGCGTGAGGATCTAAATCACACAGGAGCTCACAAGATAAATAATGCTTTAGCTCAAGCATTGCTCGCAAAAAAAATGGGTAAGAAAAAGGTTCTAGCTGAAACAGGAGCCGGACAGCACGGAGTAGCTACTGCAACCGCAGCTGCGCTTTTAGGCTTAGAGTGCGACGTATATATGGGTGAGTGCGATACTAAAAGACAGGCACTAAACGTGTATAAAATGGAGCTTTTAGGTGCAAAAGTAGTTAGTGTAAGTGATGGACTAGGAACACTTAAAGAAGCTACTACCGCAGCCATTCAAGCATGGGTAAATGAGATAGAAACAAGATTTTATGTTATAGGCTCGGCAGTTGGTCCTCATCCTTATCCAAAAATGGTAAGAGATTTTCAAAGTGTGATAGGACGCGAAGCTAAAGCTCAGTTAAACGAAAAAGGTATAAAGCCAGATTACGTTGTAGCTTGCGTAGGCGGCGGAAGCAACGCGATAGGTATATTTTCTGCATTTTTAGATGATGAGAGCGTAAAGATAATAGGCGTAGAAGCAGGTGGTTTAGGAGCAAACACTCCTTATCACGCAGCTACTCTTACAAAAGGTGTTGATGGCATAATACACGGTATGAAAACAGTAGTTTTGCAAGATGAATACGGAAGAATCTTGCCTGTTCATAGCATAAGTGCCGGACTTGATTATCCAGGAGTTGGACCAGAACACGCTCATCTAAAAGATGTGAGAAGAGTAGAGTACTACGCAGTGAGTGATGATGAGTGCATAAATGCTCTTAAGCTTTGTACGCGCTTAGAAGGTATAATCCCTGCTATAGAAAGCTCACACGCTTTAGCTTATCTCGAGAAATTATGTCCAAATTTAAAAACAAAATCAAATATAGTAGTAAATGTGAGTGGCAGAGGCGATAAAGATATAAACACCATAATGGAGTATAAAAAAGGAACGATCTATGGATAA
- a CDS encoding phosphoribosylanthranilate isomerase, with translation MKIKICGIKTISEAKSVCECEFDGVRVDFIGLIFADSKRKVSVETARDIANLAHKFGVKAVGVFSGIKFDEIASIVEFANLDVVQIYEKVEDKTKFGCEVWQVFSVGESLPSFEGSYDKILFDTKGASKGGNGVKFDWDLLQGLDARFGLAGGIGVENLKDAMKLKPSFVDINSRIENEFGFKDIKKVYEILKIVSLGDLK, from the coding sequence ATGAAGATAAAAATTTGCGGTATCAAAACCATTAGTGAAGCTAAAAGCGTTTGCGAGTGTGAATTTGATGGCGTTAGAGTTGATTTTATCGGGCTTATTTTTGCAGATAGTAAAAGAAAAGTTAGCGTAGAAACTGCGAGAGATATAGCAAATTTGGCTCATAAATTCGGCGTAAAAGCCGTAGGAGTTTTTTCTGGGATTAAATTTGATGAGATAGCTAGCATAGTAGAATTTGCGAATTTAGATGTGGTTCAAATTTATGAAAAAGTAGAAGATAAAACCAAATTTGGTTGTGAGGTTTGGCAGGTTTTTAGCGTAGGGGAGAGCTTGCCAAGCTTTGAGGGAAGCTATGATAAGATCCTTTTTGATACAAAAGGCGCTAGCAAAGGCGGAAACGGTGTCAAATTTGACTGGGATTTACTCCAAGGTTTGGACGCTCGGTTTGGACTAGCTGGTGGGATCGGCGTGGAAAATTTAAAAGACGCGATGAAACTTAAACCAAGTTTTGTTGATATAAATAGCCGCATAGAAAATGAGTTTGGTTTTAAAGATATAAAAAAAGTATATGAAATTTTGAAAATAGTTAGTTTAGGAGATTTAAAATGA
- the trpD gene encoding anthranilate phosphoribosyltransferase: MILMIDNYDSFVYNIYQCILETTDEEVKLVRNDELNIEQIKELGPSKIILSPGPKHPSDSGVCLDILKADLDIPILGVCLGHQAIGLVFGASIKRLELPLHGKSSMIKVVKSNKIFDELPSEFSVMRYHSLYVDNVPECLEISAVSDDGVIMGLKHKSKPIYGIQFHPESYFTEYGKKIIANFVKLNKPQNTEKKEISFAPFMTKLQKKFPLESKDYEIICKALYDKNYDIVQLAGLLVLISEKSLYPDSLAALVKNILKYSITYSDSAPMFDIVGTGGDKLKTINISTTVAFILASMGVKVAKHGNRAITSKSGSSDVLSTLGVPLESDIAVLRNLTQNQGLAFFHAPFFHKITAEVKEARSRLGIGTVFNILGPLLNPNLALSNQVVGNYLEDVNGLIAATLLNLGRKHALVVHGMDSMDEITLCDETLIHEVKDGKILEYKITPEQFGFNRAFHADIEGGSSEENASILKATLRGENLGAKSDIVMLNAMFALYAADKVKSPLEAKDLIIDALNSGKVWNFFKEYIEACKSK; this comes from the coding sequence ATGATTTTAATGATCGATAATTATGATAGTTTTGTGTATAACATCTATCAATGCATTTTAGAAACAACGGACGAAGAGGTAAAGCTAGTCAGAAATGACGAGCTTAATATAGAGCAGATAAAAGAGCTAGGTCCTAGTAAGATCATCTTAAGCCCTGGACCAAAGCATCCTAGCGATAGCGGTGTGTGCTTAGATATCTTAAAAGCAGATCTTGACATTCCTATTCTTGGGGTTTGTCTAGGACATCAAGCTATCGGGCTTGTTTTTGGAGCTAGTATTAAAAGGCTTGAGCTTCCGCTGCACGGTAAAAGTAGTATGATAAAAGTAGTAAAATCAAATAAGATTTTTGATGAACTTCCTAGCGAATTTAGCGTTATGAGATATCACTCGCTTTACGTAGATAACGTACCTGAATGCCTTGAGATATCTGCTGTGAGTGATGATGGCGTCATAATGGGTTTGAAGCATAAATCAAAGCCTATATATGGAATTCAGTTTCATCCTGAGAGTTATTTTACAGAGTATGGAAAAAAGATCATAGCAAATTTCGTTAAGTTAAATAAACCACAAAATACCGAGAAAAAAGAGATAAGTTTTGCTCCGTTTATGACGAAGTTGCAAAAAAAATTCCCACTAGAAAGCAAGGATTATGAGATAATCTGTAAAGCATTGTACGATAAAAATTACGATATAGTTCAGCTTGCTGGACTTTTGGTTTTGATAAGCGAAAAATCCTTATATCCAGATAGTCTTGCCGCTCTTGTTAAAAATATACTTAAATACTCTATTACTTATAGCGATAGTGCGCCGATGTTTGACATCGTAGGCACTGGTGGTGATAAGCTAAAAACTATAAATATATCAACTACTGTAGCTTTTATACTAGCTAGTATGGGTGTTAAAGTCGCAAAACACGGTAATAGGGCTATCACTAGTAAAAGCGGAAGTAGTGATGTTTTAAGTACTCTTGGAGTTCCTTTAGAAAGCGATATCGCAGTTCTTAGAAATTTAACGCAAAATCAAGGTTTAGCGTTTTTTCATGCACCGTTTTTTCACAAGATAACAGCCGAAGTAAAAGAAGCAAGAAGTAGGCTTGGTATAGGAACTGTGTTTAATATACTAGGGCCTCTTTTAAATCCAAATTTAGCTCTTAGCAATCAAGTAGTTGGAAATTACCTTGAAGACGTAAACGGTCTGATAGCAGCCACTCTTTTAAATTTAGGTAGAAAACATGCTCTTGTCGTGCACGGTATGGACTCTATGGACGAGATAACGCTTTGTGATGAGACGCTCATTCATGAAGTAAAAGACGGCAAGATATTAGAATACAAAATAACCCCTGAGCAGTTTGGTTTCAATAGAGCTTTTCACGCTGATATCGAAGGTGGAAGTAGCGAAGAAAATGCTAGTATTTTAAAAGCGACTTTGCGCGGAGAAAATTTGGGTGCTAAGAGCGATATAGTTATGCTAAATGCAATGTTTGCACTCTATGCGGCAGATAAGGTTAAAAGTCCGTTAGAGGCAAAAGATCTGATAATAGACGCTTTAAACTCAGGTAAAGTATGGAACTTTTTTAAAGAATATATAGAGGCTTGCAAAAGCAAATGA
- a CDS encoding anthranilate synthase component I family protein has product MLLQEPVVYLKEILNLYPNSYLAEDELQTIIGIDCDYIYGDDLQKLKTAYENGNKICEFAGLFGVMSYEVVHKFEIIGEKKPMFYDFPTYFYANAKAYLHYDKQSKIYSYYGEGEYFANLENVKPKKYTNSERFYHIDTDLNAEETHFKNSINLAKEYIKSGDVFQVVLSQTLKLSSNLDPLEFYEILKRQNPSQYMFYFPTPYGVVTGSSPELIMQIKKDEIFVAPIAGTRGRGSDANEDEKLKFELLNDEKELAEHKMLIDLARNDIGKFAKKGSVKVKNPMHIKTYESVMHIVSEVYGTKREDKSAFDVLSIVFPAGTLSGSPKIRAMQIINELEGSSRGVYGGGLGFWHFNGDVQMAILIRSAIFVPKGNGVNDVFVGAGAGIVYDSVPKSEYEEICKKRRSCVKIFEEACKEI; this is encoded by the coding sequence ATGCTTTTACAAGAACCAGTTGTTTATCTTAAAGAGATATTAAATTTGTACCCAAACTCATATCTAGCAGAAGATGAGTTACAAACGATCATCGGGATAGACTGCGATTATATTTACGGTGATGACTTGCAAAAGCTAAAAACTGCTTACGAAAATGGCAATAAAATTTGTGAATTTGCAGGGCTTTTTGGCGTGATGAGTTATGAAGTCGTACATAAATTTGAGATTATCGGTGAAAAAAAACCTATGTTTTACGATTTTCCGACATATTTTTATGCAAATGCAAAAGCCTATTTACACTATGATAAGCAAAGCAAAATTTATAGTTATTACGGTGAGGGCGAGTATTTTGCAAATTTAGAAAATGTAAAACCAAAAAAATACACAAACAGCGAAAGATTTTACCATATAGATACTGATTTAAACGCCGAAGAAACACACTTTAAGAATTCTATAAATTTAGCAAAAGAATATATAAAAAGCGGAGATGTTTTTCAAGTCGTACTTAGTCAGACTTTAAAATTAAGCTCAAATTTAGATCCACTTGAGTTTTATGAGATATTAAAAAGACAAAATCCAAGCCAATATATGTTTTATTTTCCTACTCCTTATGGTGTGGTTACTGGAAGTAGTCCAGAGCTCATTATGCAGATAAAAAAAGATGAGATTTTTGTAGCTCCTATAGCAGGAACAAGGGGACGAGGCAGTGATGCAAACGAAGATGAAAAACTAAAATTCGAGCTTTTAAATGACGAAAAAGAACTTGCCGAGCATAAGATGCTCATAGATCTAGCAAGAAATGATATAGGTAAATTCGCTAAAAAAGGTAGTGTAAAAGTCAAGAATCCTATGCATATAAAGACTTATGAAAGTGTTATGCACATAGTTAGCGAAGTGTATGGCACAAAGCGTGAAGACAAAAGTGCGTTTGATGTTTTGAGTATAGTTTTTCCAGCAGGTACGCTTAGTGGAAGTCCGAAGATCAGGGCTATGCAGATCATAAACGAACTAGAAGGTTCCTCGCGTGGAGTGTATGGCGGAGGGCTTGGATTTTGGCATTTTAACGGCGATGTTCAGATGGCTATACTTATTCGTTCGGCTATATTTGTTCCAAAAGGTAATGGCGTAAACGACGTATTTGTTGGTGCTGGAGCAGGTATCGTGTACGATAGTGTTCCTAAAAGTGAGTATGAAGAAATTTGTAAAAAACGAAGAAGTTGTGTAAAGATTTTTGAAGAAGCTTGTAAGGAAATTTAG
- a CDS encoding flagellin: MFGTKFFQNSIQSLKINGELIGTNIKFETGDPDNVLIDAINAKSDTTGVKASNIGGRLSMIAEGGKPIHIEVGSKDDAQAMGISLGNNQNDTSVLILGQLYLESNNGLPPTLDLVETTNTIKGAEVGGLNAQKVDPQNIIGSQTAEKVSLSLNDIIRKNIDEHTLKAIGGFDLKNPTILELPGGVNTNLGAQTLMDIALNALKDLDKLRSSLGSAQNQLVATINNITVTQINIKAAESQIRDVDFAIESANFSKLNILVQSGSYALSQANMLNKDIIDRLLR; encoded by the coding sequence ATGTTTGGAACTAAATTTTTTCAAAACAGCATCCAAAGCCTAAAAATAAACGGCGAACTAATAGGAACAAATATCAAATTTGAAACAGGCGATCCAGATAATGTCCTAATCGATGCTATAAATGCCAAATCAGACACAACAGGCGTAAAAGCCTCAAATATCGGCGGTCGTCTCTCGATGATAGCAGAAGGTGGAAAACCCATCCATATAGAAGTAGGAAGTAAAGATGATGCTCAAGCTATGGGGATATCTCTAGGAAATAATCAAAATGATACGAGCGTTTTGATACTTGGGCAATTATATCTTGAGTCAAATAACGGACTTCCCCCAACGCTAGATCTAGTCGAAACGACAAACACCATAAAAGGCGCAGAAGTCGGCGGTCTAAACGCTCAAAAAGTAGATCCTCAAAATATCATCGGTAGCCAAACAGCTGAGAAGGTATCACTTAGCCTAAATGATATAATAAGAAAAAATATTGATGAGCACACACTAAAGGCTATAGGCGGATTTGACTTGAAAAATCCGACGATTTTAGAGCTTCCAGGTGGCGTAAATACAAATTTAGGTGCTCAAACCTTGATGGATATCGCTCTAAATGCACTTAAGGATTTAGACAAGCTAAGATCAAGCTTAGGCTCAGCACAAAATCAGCTAGTTGCTACAATAAACAATATAACAGTCACTCAAATAAATATTAAAGCCGCAGAAAGCCAGATTCGCGATGTGGATTTTGCTATTGAGAGTGCAAATTTTTCTAAATTAAATATCTTAGTACAAAGTGGTAGCTATGCACTAAGTCAAGCAAATATGCTAAATAAAGATATAATCGATAGACTTCTTAGATAA
- a CDS encoding SLC13 family permease: MSNPNVPVDKKTSTVQIVGLFGGILAALLVYYMMPSNAGDIANAAANGKKLNIDGLPIVAAVAVLMGIWWMTEAIALPATALLPMVLFPLLGVDSFKSAAAPYASDTIYLFMGGFVLALAMQKWNLHTRIALGIVLLIGTSPRRLVAGFMVATGFLSMWVSNTATAVMMLPVGLSVLHLVSKLTTGKDDGTVEGDMRHLDEIARKGTQGGIASAVIHKGKDIVEEVKARTSAFTSNFGISLMLGIAYAASIGSLGTIIGTPPNALLVAHMKNEFGVEIGFGQWMIMGVPLAVTMLAICWALLVYWLFPPEIDEIPGGKEIIHEEYKKLGNMSSAEWLVGAVFVSAALCWIFLGFILKAYGIKVGSLDTIVAMSVAVLLFIIPANKSGERLIDWDSAKKLPWDILILFGGGLALSAQFSKTGLSLWIGHQVSALGVMPILVVILIVTALVIFLTEITSNTATAAAFLPVIAGVALGLGYEGSNVMLFTVPVALAATCAFMLPVATPPNAIAYGSGYVRISDMIKTGFWLNIIGIFLITLIVMTLGVWVFGLSI; encoded by the coding sequence ATGTCTAATCCTAATGTTCCTGTGGATAAAAAGACCAGTACCGTTCAGATTGTCGGTCTTTTTGGTGGTATTTTGGCTGCTCTTTTGGTGTATTATATGATGCCAAGCAATGCCGGAGATATAGCAAACGCTGCGGCAAATGGCAAAAAGCTAAATATAGATGGTCTTCCTATAGTCGCTGCTGTTGCAGTTCTTATGGGTATATGGTGGATGACTGAAGCGATAGCACTTCCTGCTACTGCTCTTTTACCTATGGTTTTGTTCCCTCTTTTAGGGGTTGATAGCTTTAAATCAGCTGCTGCTCCGTACGCTTCAGATACTATATATCTGTTTATGGGTGGGTTCGTTCTAGCTCTTGCTATGCAAAAGTGGAATCTACATACTAGGATAGCTCTTGGTATTGTGTTACTAATCGGAACAAGTCCGCGTCGTTTAGTAGCAGGATTTATGGTAGCGACTGGATTTTTATCTATGTGGGTTAGCAATACTGCCACTGCTGTTATGATGCTTCCAGTAGGACTTTCTGTTCTTCACTTAGTTAGTAAGCTTACTACTGGTAAAGATGATGGTACTGTAGAAGGAGATATGAGACATCTTGATGAAATAGCTCGTAAAGGTACTCAAGGCGGTATCGCAAGTGCTGTTATCCACAAAGGTAAAGATATAGTCGAAGAAGTAAAAGCAAGAACAAGTGCATTTACCTCAAATTTTGGTATTTCTTTGATGCTTGGTATCGCTTATGCCGCTTCTATCGGCTCTCTTGGTACTATCATAGGAACTCCGCCAAATGCACTTCTTGTAGCTCATATGAAAAATGAATTCGGCGTAGAGATCGGTTTTGGTCAGTGGATGATAATGGGTGTTCCTTTAGCCGTAACTATGCTTGCTATTTGTTGGGCCTTGCTTGTTTATTGGTTATTCCCACCTGAGATAGACGAGATACCAGGAGGTAAAGAAATCATTCATGAAGAGTATAAAAAACTAGGAAATATGAGTAGTGCTGAGTGGCTAGTAGGCGCCGTGTTCGTATCTGCTGCACTTTGCTGGATATTCCTTGGATTTATACTAAAAGCATACGGGATAAAAGTAGGTAGTCTTGATACGATCGTCGCTATGAGCGTCGCTGTATTACTCTTTATCATTCCTGCAAACAAAAGCGGAGAGAGACTTATAGACTGGGATAGTGCTAAGAAACTTCCATGGGATATCCTTATATTATTTGGTGGAGGTCTTGCACTTTCTGCTCAATTTAGCAAAACAGGTCTATCTTTATGGATAGGACATCAAGTAAGCGCACTTGGCGTTATGCCGATACTTGTGGTTATATTGATAGTAACTGCGCTTGTTATTTTCTTGACCGAGATCACTTCAAATACCGCTACGGCAGCTGCGTTCTTGCCTGTAATAGCCGGTGTGGCTTTAGGTCTTGGATATGAGGGAAGCAATGTTATGTTATTTACAGTACCTGTTGCACTAGCTGCTACTTGTGCATTTATGCTACCTGTCGCGACTCCGCCAAATGCTATAGCCTACGGCTCTGGATACGTGCGAATCAGCGATATGATAAAAACCGGTTTTTGGTTAAATATCATAGGTATATTCTTGATAACTCTTATAGTTATGACTCTTGGAGTTTGGGTATTTGGGCTATCTATTTAG